A single window of Sporosarcina sp. FSL W7-1349 DNA harbors:
- a CDS encoding UDP-N-acetylmuramoyl-L-alanyl-D-glutamate--2,6-diaminopimelate ligase has product MHVTELLKDWPCTVTGGRPRVQVTGVTERAANVGEGFLFVARKGKRQDGASYIEEAIQKGAVAIVVDRPSLSELPLNVPIITVPDCRKFLSYASARLAGNPSERLTVVAVTGTNGKTTVTHFIGQLLQGLGIRCAVIGTIGIFIEGRRMEYDCPEMTTLPAEYLHPLLAYCESRGVTHVILEASSIGLANSRLAHCEIDVGLLLNIGQDHYEEHGGREAYIAAKGRLLHQAHAIIVNQDDTQCRQMADASERPTLYFGAAAMLGYSTDLILQKLAIPGHYNRLNAIAAASALIALGYTVDDVADQISMLALPEGRLQRLEQDGVQVFIDYAHTPDALEAVLQTLSTICYGKLITVFGCGGERDKGKRAEMGELAVRYSSLVFITTDNPRNEDPVRIVRDIKEGFGGDCSTVEAVLDRKDAIRQAIFRAAPGDIVLIAGKGHEKYQQTATGVLPFSDVAEAEWALSEKTYEGKVEGGSR; this is encoded by the coding sequence TTGCATGTAACGGAGCTTCTAAAAGATTGGCCTTGCACAGTCACGGGGGGGCGCCCCCGGGTTCAGGTCACGGGCGTTACAGAACGGGCCGCCAATGTCGGGGAAGGGTTCCTCTTCGTCGCTAGGAAAGGGAAGCGGCAAGATGGAGCCAGTTATATAGAAGAAGCGATACAAAAAGGAGCTGTTGCTATCGTTGTCGATCGACCCTCCTTGTCGGAGCTTCCGCTGAATGTGCCGATCATCACAGTACCGGATTGCCGGAAATTCCTTTCCTATGCAAGTGCCCGGTTAGCAGGCAATCCGTCTGAAAGGTTGACGGTCGTGGCGGTGACCGGGACGAATGGCAAGACGACCGTCACCCATTTCATCGGGCAATTATTGCAAGGGCTTGGCATCCGATGTGCCGTGATCGGTACGATCGGCATTTTCATCGAAGGGCGCCGAATGGAGTATGACTGTCCGGAAATGACTACGCTGCCCGCTGAATACTTGCATCCTTTATTGGCGTATTGTGAAAGCCGGGGGGTAACTCATGTCATCTTGGAAGCCTCCTCCATCGGCTTGGCCAACTCGCGGCTTGCACATTGTGAAATCGACGTCGGCCTCCTATTGAATATCGGCCAAGACCATTATGAGGAACATGGCGGCAGGGAAGCTTACATTGCCGCCAAAGGACGATTGCTACATCAAGCCCATGCCATCATTGTCAATCAAGATGATACGCAATGCCGTCAAATGGCAGACGCTTCGGAACGGCCTACTCTCTATTTTGGCGCGGCTGCCATGCTCGGCTATTCGACAGATCTGATCCTTCAAAAACTTGCCATCCCGGGCCATTATAATAGACTGAACGCCATTGCAGCGGCAAGTGCACTCATCGCTCTCGGCTATACGGTTGATGACGTTGCCGACCAAATAAGTATGTTGGCATTGCCGGAAGGAAGGTTACAGCGCCTGGAGCAGGATGGAGTCCAGGTATTCATCGACTATGCCCATACGCCGGATGCACTTGAAGCTGTCCTGCAAACACTGTCGACCATTTGCTACGGAAAGCTGATCACTGTCTTCGGTTGTGGGGGAGAACGGGATAAGGGGAAACGGGCGGAGATGGGAGAACTGGCTGTCCGCTATTCATCTCTCGTTTTCATCACGACCGATAATCCGCGCAATGAAGATCCGGTACGCATTGTACGGGATATCAAGGAAGGGTTCGGCGGGGACTGTTCGACAGTCGAGGCGGTGCTGGATCGGAAAGACGCCATACGCCAAGCGATTTTCCGGGCCGCTCCCGGAGACATTGTCTTAATTGCCGGAAAGGGCCATGAAAAATACCAGCAGACCGCAACCGGTGTCCTTCCTTTTTCGGATGTGGCCGAGGCGGAATGGGCTCTCTCGGAAAAAACGTATGAAGGGAAAGTGGAAGGCGGATCGAGGTGA